Proteins encoded by one window of Ralstonia sp. RRA:
- a CDS encoding ligase-associated DNA damage response exonuclease produces the protein MHPSDLIISTSKGLYCPQGDVFIDPWRPVDRAIITHAHSDHARIGHQHYLAAAPGAGVLRARLGDDLPLQTLPYGESIVHNGVRVSFHPAGHVLGSAQVRLEYGNAVWVVSGDYKVEADRTCAPFEPVRCDTFITESTFGLPIYHWRPQAEIFAQLNAWWHSNAEAGRTSVVFCYAFGKAQRILAGLDAGIGPIVSHGAMLQIDAAYREAGVALPQTQLATEVDRADLRRALVLAPPSAQRTPWMRRFGDYADAFASGWMQLRGARRRRGVDRGIVLSDHADWPGLLQAIEATGAGRVYVTHGQVAPMVRWLCEGGRDARAFATEYGDEDDAAEARDATASSEPLEHPRP, from the coding sequence ATGCACCCGTCAGATTTGATCATCTCAACATCTAAAGGTTTGTACTGTCCGCAAGGTGATGTCTTTATCGACCCATGGAGACCGGTAGATCGCGCGATCATCACGCACGCGCATAGCGACCACGCTCGCATCGGCCATCAGCACTATCTTGCCGCTGCACCCGGCGCGGGTGTATTGCGCGCTCGCCTGGGCGACGATCTCCCTCTGCAAACCCTGCCGTATGGCGAGTCCATCGTCCACAACGGTGTCCGGGTGAGCTTTCATCCGGCGGGGCATGTTCTTGGGTCAGCACAGGTCCGGCTGGAATATGGCAATGCGGTCTGGGTGGTTTCCGGTGACTACAAAGTCGAGGCAGATCGCACCTGCGCACCGTTCGAACCGGTGCGCTGCGACACCTTTATCACTGAATCCACCTTCGGACTGCCGATCTATCACTGGCGGCCTCAGGCCGAAATCTTTGCGCAACTCAATGCCTGGTGGCACAGCAATGCTGAGGCGGGCCGCACCAGCGTCGTGTTTTGCTACGCGTTTGGCAAGGCACAACGCATTCTTGCTGGACTCGATGCCGGTATCGGGCCGATTGTTTCGCACGGTGCCATGCTGCAAATCGATGCGGCGTATCGGGAAGCCGGCGTTGCGCTACCCCAGACGCAGCTTGCGACCGAGGTGGATCGTGCTGATCTGCGTCGAGCCCTGGTGCTGGCGCCACCATCCGCGCAGCGCACGCCGTGGATGCGCAGGTTTGGCGACTACGCAGATGCCTTTGCCAGTGGTTGGATGCAGCTTCGCGGCGCACGGCGGCGTCGCGGTGTCGACCGAGGCATTGTGCTGTCGGACCATGCTGACTGGCCTGGCTTGCTGCAGGCCATTGAAGCCACGGGGGCCGGACGTGTCTACGTTACGCATGGGCAGGTTGCACCGATGGTGCGCTGGTTGTGTGAAGGCGGACGGGACGCCCGCGCCTTCGCCACCGAATATGGCGACGAGGACGATGCAGCTGAAGCGCGCGACGCTACCGCGTCATCAGAACCGCTGGAACACCCTCGGCCATGA
- a CDS encoding ligase-associated DNA damage response DEXH box helicase, whose translation MSEPALPDLDAWFAARGWTPMPFQRQVWSAMARGESGLLHATTGAGKTYAVWLGALQRLAQVRGRGGAPPLSVLWLTPMRALAADTTRALTDAAQALAPHWTLGLRTGDTSSAERAAQSRRLPTALVTTPESLSLLLTRADARDALGSVRVVVVDEWHELVGNKRGVQVQLALARLRTWSPELVVWGLSATLGNLAQAMDALSDAGTPSTGTLVQGHLPKRMEIDTLLPAGVGRFPWAGHLGMAMLPHVVQELESARTALVFLNTRSQAELWYQAVINARPEWAGLIALHHGSLDRATRDWVETGLKQGLLKAVFCTSSLDLGVDFLPVERVLQIGSPKGVARLLQRAGRSGHAPGRHSRVTVVPTHSLELVEGAAARAAAMSGHVEARTSPHKPLDVLVQHLVTVALGGGFVPDALLQEVRRAWAYRDLRDDEWQWTLDFVRQGGHSLTAYPDYHRVTPDEHGVWRVPDARLARRHRMSIGTIVSDATMNVRWWRAAGGSALGSIEEGFIARLRPGDNFLFAGRLLELVRVQDMAAYVRRASGKRAAVPRWNGGRMPLSTELAHAVVAQLDAAAHGRFESPEMEAARPLLELQARWSALPSTATLVAETLHSREGWHLFLYSFAGRHAHLGLASLLAWRAANRAPSTFSVAFNDYGLELLSATRIDWPALLANGDLFATHTLMQDVFASLNAGELVQRRFREIARVSGLVFQGYPGAHKSTRQLQASSGLFYEVFRRHDPGNLLLTQAETEVLRQELDLDRIEAALVRMHGLRLQVCELKHPSPFAFPLMVERFREQLSTEKLADRLARMLADAEHAAGPEPTDPDAAERPVIDTDVQAALRMTASADDAGKRSRRHTRRPRKASKPLPLL comes from the coding sequence ATGAGCGAGCCCGCCCTGCCCGACCTCGATGCGTGGTTTGCCGCGCGCGGCTGGACGCCGATGCCGTTCCAGCGCCAGGTATGGTCTGCCATGGCGCGCGGTGAATCGGGTCTGCTGCACGCCACCACCGGCGCGGGCAAGACCTACGCCGTCTGGTTGGGGGCGCTGCAGCGGCTGGCACAGGTGCGCGGGCGTGGCGGGGCACCGCCGCTGTCGGTGCTATGGCTCACGCCCATGCGCGCGCTGGCCGCTGACACCACGCGCGCACTGACGGATGCGGCACAGGCACTGGCACCCCACTGGACATTGGGCCTGCGCACCGGCGACACCAGCAGCGCCGAGCGTGCCGCCCAGTCGCGTCGCTTGCCCACCGCGCTGGTCACCACGCCAGAAAGCCTCTCATTGCTGCTCACGCGTGCCGATGCGCGTGATGCGTTGGGCTCGGTACGCGTGGTGGTCGTCGATGAATGGCACGAACTGGTGGGCAACAAGCGCGGCGTGCAGGTGCAGCTTGCACTGGCCCGCCTACGAACGTGGTCGCCCGAGCTGGTGGTGTGGGGCCTGTCGGCCACGCTCGGCAATCTGGCACAAGCCATGGATGCACTGAGCGATGCCGGCACGCCCTCCACCGGCACGCTGGTTCAGGGCCACCTGCCCAAGCGCATGGAAATCGACACGTTGCTGCCTGCCGGCGTGGGACGGTTTCCTTGGGCGGGCCACCTGGGCATGGCAATGCTGCCGCATGTGGTCCAAGAGTTGGAAAGCGCTCGCACCGCATTGGTGTTTCTCAACACGCGGTCGCAAGCAGAGCTTTGGTATCAGGCGGTCATCAATGCCCGACCGGAATGGGCAGGGTTGATCGCGCTGCATCATGGCTCATTGGATCGTGCGACGCGGGACTGGGTCGAGACCGGGCTCAAGCAGGGTTTGCTCAAGGCCGTGTTCTGCACATCGAGCCTGGACTTGGGCGTGGATTTCCTCCCCGTTGAACGCGTGCTGCAGATCGGCTCCCCCAAGGGCGTAGCGCGGCTGCTGCAGCGGGCAGGACGATCGGGCCATGCGCCGGGCAGGCATTCGCGCGTGACCGTGGTACCCACGCATAGCCTGGAACTCGTGGAGGGAGCTGCCGCGCGCGCGGCGGCCATGTCCGGCCATGTCGAAGCCCGCACGTCGCCTCACAAGCCACTGGACGTGCTCGTCCAGCACCTGGTGACAGTGGCGCTGGGCGGCGGCTTCGTGCCCGATGCGTTGCTTCAGGAAGTGCGCCGCGCATGGGCTTACCGCGATCTGCGCGATGACGAATGGCAATGGACGCTCGACTTCGTACGCCAGGGCGGCCACTCGCTCACGGCGTATCCGGACTACCACCGCGTCACCCCCGATGAGCACGGTGTCTGGCGCGTGCCCGATGCGCGGCTCGCACGGCGTCATCGCATGAGCATCGGCACCATTGTCAGCGATGCCACCATGAACGTGCGCTGGTGGCGCGCTGCCGGTGGCAGTGCGTTGGGGTCGATCGAGGAAGGGTTCATCGCGCGACTGCGCCCGGGCGACAACTTCCTGTTCGCCGGCCGGCTGCTGGAACTGGTGCGCGTGCAGGACATGGCTGCCTATGTGCGCCGTGCCAGCGGCAAACGCGCAGCGGTGCCGCGCTGGAACGGCGGCCGCATGCCGCTGTCCACCGAGCTGGCGCACGCCGTGGTCGCACAATTGGATGCCGCGGCGCACGGGCGCTTCGAGAGCCCCGAGATGGAAGCCGCGCGCCCGCTGCTCGAACTGCAGGCGCGCTGGTCTGCGCTGCCCAGCACAGCCACGCTCGTGGCCGAAACCCTGCATTCGCGCGAAGGCTGGCACCTCTTCCTGTATTCATTTGCCGGGCGACATGCACATCTGGGGCTGGCGAGCTTGCTTGCCTGGCGGGCAGCCAACCGCGCGCCCAGCACGTTCTCGGTAGCGTTCAATGACTACGGTCTCGAGCTCCTGTCGGCCACGCGCATTGACTGGCCCGCGCTGCTCGCCAACGGTGACCTGTTTGCTACGCACACGCTCATGCAGGACGTGTTCGCCAGCCTCAATGCCGGTGAGCTTGTCCAACGTCGCTTTCGCGAGATTGCGCGTGTGTCGGGCCTGGTGTTTCAGGGGTACCCTGGCGCGCACAAGAGCACTCGCCAGTTGCAGGCGTCTTCCGGCCTGTTCTATGAGGTATTCCGGCGCCATGACCCAGGCAACCTCCTGCTCACGCAGGCGGAAACCGAGGTGCTGCGCCAGGAGCTGGATCTCGATCGCATCGAAGCCGCCCTCGTGCGTATGCATGGCCTGCGCCTGCAGGTGTGCGAGCTGAAGCACCCTTCCCCATTTGCCTTTCCATTGATGGTGGAGCGCTTTCGGGAGCAGCTATCCACCGAGAAACTGGCCGATCGCCTCGCCCGCATGCTGGCCGATGCCGAACATGCCGCCGGACCCGAGCCGACCGATCCGGACGCGGCAGAGCGTCCGGTGATCGACACCGACGTGCAGGCCGCGCTACGAATGACCGCGTCTGCGGATGATGCCGGCAAGCGCAGCCGGCGACATACCCGCCGACCGCGCAAGGCGTCAAAACCGCTTCCGTTGCTATGA
- a CDS encoding ATP-dependent DNA ligase, with protein sequence MKAFADLYAQLDATTSSNAKLAALVKYLRAAPDADAAWAVYFLAGGKPRQLVPVRVLASFAQTASGLPAWLFDECYQAVGDLAETIALVLPEPNHEDDASLAEWVETRLLPLRGQAPELVLPRLAALCRGLPLHARLVLMKLITGAFRVGVSKLLVTRALAEVGDTDPKHVAQRLMGYTDIGQPPTAERYRALLADASVDGHTLDAGHPYPFFLAHPLQAALEAFDALLGPPSEWQVEWKWDGIRAQLVRRANNTWVWSRGEELITDRFPELATMADILSAGTVLDGEIVVWREGRVQPFALLQQRIGRKTLNARVLRDAPAVLLAYDLLEWQGQDWRERTQGERRAQLERVIAAFAHPALKLSPLLQGDDWLHLARQREASRELGVEGLMLKRRDARYGVGRTKDVGVWWKWKIDPLSVDAVLIYAQRGHGRRASLFTDYTFAVWDAPPDAPARKLVPFAKAYSGLSDAEIRQVDALIRKTTVESFGPVRSVTPTLVFELGFEGIARSARHKSGIAVRFPRMLRWRQDKPVAEADTLQTLESLLPPP encoded by the coding sequence ATGAAAGCGTTTGCCGATCTCTATGCGCAGCTCGATGCAACCACATCGAGCAACGCCAAACTCGCCGCACTGGTGAAGTATCTGCGCGCTGCCCCGGACGCTGACGCCGCATGGGCGGTGTACTTCTTGGCAGGAGGCAAACCTCGACAGCTTGTGCCCGTGCGTGTGCTGGCCAGCTTCGCCCAAACTGCGTCGGGCTTGCCAGCATGGTTGTTCGACGAGTGCTATCAAGCGGTGGGCGATCTGGCTGAAACCATCGCCCTGGTGCTTCCGGAGCCCAACCATGAAGACGACGCCAGCCTGGCCGAATGGGTAGAAACCAGACTGCTGCCACTGCGCGGCCAGGCGCCCGAACTGGTGCTCCCACGCCTGGCCGCATTGTGCCGGGGCCTGCCATTGCATGCCCGACTGGTGCTCATGAAGCTCATCACCGGTGCATTCCGGGTGGGCGTATCGAAACTGCTGGTGACACGGGCGTTGGCGGAAGTTGGCGACACCGACCCGAAGCATGTGGCGCAGCGGTTGATGGGCTATACCGACATCGGCCAGCCGCCCACTGCCGAGCGTTACCGCGCCTTGTTGGCCGATGCAAGCGTCGACGGCCATACGCTCGACGCCGGGCATCCGTACCCGTTTTTTCTTGCGCACCCGTTGCAGGCGGCGTTGGAGGCGTTCGACGCGCTGCTCGGTCCGCCCAGCGAATGGCAGGTCGAATGGAAATGGGATGGCATCCGCGCGCAACTCGTGCGTCGCGCCAACAACACCTGGGTATGGTCGCGTGGCGAAGAGCTCATCACGGACCGCTTTCCGGAACTGGCGACCATGGCGGACATCCTGTCTGCGGGTACGGTACTCGACGGCGAGATCGTGGTCTGGCGCGAAGGCCGCGTGCAGCCGTTTGCACTGCTCCAGCAACGCATCGGCCGAAAAACGCTGAACGCGCGGGTGTTGCGCGATGCGCCTGCCGTGCTGCTGGCCTATGACCTCCTTGAATGGCAGGGGCAGGATTGGCGTGAGCGGACGCAAGGCGAGCGGCGCGCGCAACTTGAACGCGTGATCGCCGCGTTTGCCCACCCGGCGCTGAAACTCTCGCCACTGCTGCAGGGAGACGATTGGTTGCACCTTGCGCGCCAGCGTGAAGCCTCGCGTGAGCTCGGTGTAGAGGGGCTGATGCTCAAACGGCGCGACGCACGCTACGGCGTAGGCCGCACCAAAGACGTGGGCGTGTGGTGGAAGTGGAAGATCGACCCGCTCTCGGTCGATGCGGTGCTGATCTACGCGCAGCGCGGCCACGGGCGCCGTGCCAGTCTGTTCACCGACTACACCTTCGCCGTATGGGATGCCCCGCCTGACGCCCCCGCGCGAAAACTGGTGCCCTTTGCCAAGGCGTACTCGGGCTTGAGCGATGCGGAGATCCGCCAGGTCGACGCCCTCATCCGCAAAACCACCGTGGAGAGCTTCGGCCCCGTGCGCAGCGTGACCCCGACGCTGGTATTCGAACTTGGCTTTGAAGGCATTGCCCGCAGCGCCCGCCACAAGAGCGGCATTGCGGTGCGGTTTCCGCGCATGCTGCGCTGGCGGCAGGACAAGCCGGTCGCAGAAGCGGATACGCTGCAGACGCTGGAAAGCCTGCTGCCCCCGCCATGA
- a CDS encoding porin, whose product MKLKTIAAVSLATCAGAALAQSSVTLYGVLDTNIEYVNKMSSIAPGSAGYPGPAASRVALSSGALSGSRWGLRGEDDLSGGNKALFVLESGFGVDDGKLQQGGRLFGRQAFVGLDTGFGKFTFGRQYTAIFDTLANFSPTAYATQYEPVVAMTGLNFRSDNTAKYTGTFGGVTAIAHWSFGNGVFGAGEVPGQFKRDSGYGAGLNYAGNAFGAALAYDAYNPSLAPFGDTGYGSSKKLAAAASYLVGPAKLIAGYRWGRTDFSNSATLIRDDLWWAGINYQVTSALMLTVEYDYDQVKSLQLSKAGKPLSQSNPWQISFIADYNLSKRTDVYLTTAYVRNAGLNFDTSAVGFVNGYYPGAGQTSMVGVAVGMRHKF is encoded by the coding sequence ATGAAATTGAAAACCATCGCCGCCGTGTCGCTGGCGACCTGCGCAGGTGCCGCGCTCGCGCAATCCAGTGTCACGCTCTACGGCGTGCTCGACACCAACATTGAGTATGTCAACAAGATGTCGTCAATTGCACCGGGGAGCGCGGGGTATCCTGGGCCAGCTGCCAGCCGAGTGGCGTTGAGTTCGGGGGCACTCTCCGGATCGCGCTGGGGGTTGCGCGGAGAAGACGATCTCAGCGGCGGAAACAAAGCCCTCTTTGTGCTGGAGAGTGGTTTCGGCGTCGATGACGGCAAGCTCCAGCAGGGCGGTCGGCTCTTCGGCCGGCAAGCGTTTGTCGGCCTGGACACCGGGTTCGGCAAGTTCACCTTCGGTCGGCAGTACACCGCGATCTTCGATACGCTGGCCAACTTTTCGCCAACCGCCTATGCCACCCAGTACGAGCCCGTCGTGGCCATGACTGGGCTGAACTTCCGGTCAGACAACACAGCCAAGTACACCGGCACGTTTGGTGGCGTCACCGCGATTGCCCACTGGTCTTTCGGCAACGGCGTCTTTGGTGCGGGTGAGGTGCCAGGGCAGTTCAAGCGCGACAGCGGTTACGGTGCGGGGCTGAACTACGCAGGCAATGCGTTCGGTGCTGCGCTGGCCTACGACGCCTACAACCCATCGCTCGCACCGTTCGGGGACACCGGCTACGGCAGCTCGAAGAAGCTCGCCGCCGCTGCGAGCTACCTCGTGGGTCCAGCCAAGTTGATTGCCGGGTACCGCTGGGGACGGACCGATTTCTCCAATAGCGCCACGCTCATTCGGGACGATTTGTGGTGGGCCGGCATCAACTACCAGGTGACGTCTGCGCTCATGCTCACGGTGGAGTACGACTACGACCAGGTCAAGAGCCTGCAATTGTCGAAGGCAGGAAAACCATTGAGTCAATCCAACCCTTGGCAAATCAGTTTCATCGCTGATTACAACCTCTCGAAGCGCACCGATGTCTACCTGACGACCGCCTATGTCAGAAATGCCGGGTTGAATTTCGATACTTCAGCGGTGGGCTTCGTCAACGGCTACTACCCGGGTGCTGGCCAGACCAGCATGGTGGGTGTGGCTGTCGGCATGCGCCACAAGTTCTGA
- a CDS encoding carbonic anhydrase has product MRDIIDGFLRFQRDVFPQRIELFKQLATSQSPKALFVTCSDSRVVPELLTQREPGELFVIRNAGNIVPSYGPEPGGVSATVEYAVAVLGVRDIVICGHSDCGAMGAISRCTCLDHLPAVANWLRHSDAAKAINAAHEFDSPRAKLDGLVRENVIAQLANLRTHPSVALALAQGRMNLHGWVYDIETGSIDALDGTTRRFVPLADSPTTVAVTSRNESSVG; this is encoded by the coding sequence ATGCGTGACATTATTGACGGTTTCCTGCGCTTTCAGCGCGACGTTTTTCCGCAGCGCATCGAACTTTTTAAGCAACTGGCGACATCACAAAGCCCCAAGGCGCTGTTCGTGACATGCTCCGACAGCCGCGTCGTCCCTGAGCTGCTTACGCAGCGCGAACCGGGCGAGCTTTTCGTGATCCGAAATGCCGGCAACATCGTGCCATCGTACGGTCCGGAGCCAGGGGGTGTTTCGGCTACGGTCGAGTATGCGGTCGCTGTACTCGGTGTGCGCGACATCGTCATTTGCGGCCATTCGGATTGCGGTGCGATGGGGGCCATCTCGCGCTGCACCTGCCTCGATCATCTGCCAGCAGTGGCCAACTGGCTAAGGCATTCCGATGCTGCAAAAGCGATCAACGCCGCGCATGAATTCGACTCGCCTCGCGCCAAACTTGACGGACTCGTACGCGAGAACGTCATCGCACAGCTAGCAAACCTGCGCACGCATCCTTCGGTTGCATTGGCGCTCGCGCAAGGCCGAATGAATCTGCACGGCTGGGTATATGACATCGAGACTGGCAGCATCGATGCGCTCGACGGCACAACACGCCGCTTTGTGCCACTCGCAGATTCGCCGACCACGGTTGCCGTCACGTCCCGGAACGAGAGCTCGGTGGGGTGA
- the pdeM gene encoding ligase-associated DNA damage response endonuclease PdeM: MTGRQDLVIQCGGDTVWLLPERALWWPAQRMLMVADAHFGKAATFRARGVPVPAGTTAQAIARLDAILERLPVVHIAWLGDLLHAREAHAAVGSLADWRERHADVVCTLVRGNHDRHAGDPPASLRIDVVEEPWIVGPFALCHEPQAVPGHYVIAGHVHPGVVISGRGRDRLRLPCFRFGLGCALLPAFGEFTGLWTAPPTPDETLYVTAEGRVWRLSS; the protein is encoded by the coding sequence ATGACCGGGCGCCAGGATCTCGTCATTCAGTGTGGAGGTGACACCGTGTGGCTCCTGCCGGAGCGTGCGCTGTGGTGGCCTGCGCAGCGCATGCTGATGGTGGCGGATGCGCATTTCGGCAAAGCGGCGACGTTTCGCGCACGCGGTGTGCCTGTTCCCGCCGGCACTACGGCGCAGGCCATTGCGCGGCTGGACGCCATATTGGAACGACTGCCAGTGGTGCATATAGCGTGGCTGGGCGATCTGCTGCACGCGCGCGAAGCGCATGCTGCAGTGGGTTCTCTGGCCGACTGGCGTGAGCGGCATGCCGACGTTGTCTGCACGCTGGTCCGCGGCAATCACGATAGGCATGCGGGCGACCCACCAGCCAGCCTTCGCATCGACGTGGTGGAAGAACCCTGGATAGTCGGGCCGTTCGCGCTGTGCCACGAACCGCAAGCGGTGCCTGGCCACTACGTGATCGCCGGACACGTGCATCCGGGCGTTGTCATCAGTGGCCGCGGGCGGGATCGGCTGCGACTGCCGTGCTTTCGCTTTGGGTTGGGCTGCGCACTACTGCCAGCGTTCGGTGAATTCACGGGCTTGTGGACAGCGCCTCCCACACCGGATGAAACGCTATATGTCACTGCCGAGGGACGTGTCTGGCGCCTATCGAGCTAA
- a CDS encoding TIGR01777 family oxidoreductase has translation MRILLTGGTGLIGQALCHDWKMQGHELVVWSRTPQRVPALCAGAKGVAALRELDGAEPFDAVVNLAGSPIADRPWTAQRRRVLWRSRIDLTRELVDWLGQRVRRPRVLLSASAIGWYGDRGNAPLDEDSRPGEGDFGSQLCVAWEQEAQRAGQLGMRVVLLRTAPVLARHGGMLPRLRLPFSMGLGGRLGSGRQWMPWIHLDDEVGLIDFLLQQEDCRGAFNACAPHLVCNTEFAQTLARALNRPMLLSVPAWALRILMGDMSILFLGSQHVKPRRAMEAGYRFRFPYLEGALTDLFTVMKTGGVGVSDDASQ, from the coding sequence GTGCGTATATTGCTGACCGGCGGCACCGGCTTGATTGGGCAAGCGCTTTGCCATGATTGGAAGATGCAGGGCCATGAGCTCGTTGTCTGGAGCCGCACTCCGCAACGCGTGCCAGCGCTGTGCGCCGGCGCAAAGGGTGTTGCCGCGCTGCGCGAACTGGATGGCGCCGAGCCGTTCGATGCGGTAGTCAACCTGGCCGGCTCACCCATTGCCGACCGCCCGTGGACCGCGCAGAGACGCAGGGTCCTATGGCGCAGCCGTATCGACCTCACACGTGAACTCGTGGATTGGCTTGGCCAGCGTGTGCGGCGGCCTCGCGTGTTGCTCTCGGCTTCCGCCATCGGCTGGTATGGAGACCGCGGGAACGCGCCCCTGGATGAGGACAGCCGCCCGGGCGAAGGTGACTTTGGCAGTCAGCTTTGCGTGGCGTGGGAGCAAGAAGCCCAGCGCGCCGGGCAGCTCGGCATGCGAGTCGTCCTACTGCGCACAGCCCCGGTGCTTGCCCGTCATGGCGGCATGCTGCCGAGGCTACGTCTGCCGTTCAGCATGGGGCTTGGCGGCCGCCTTGGTAGCGGCCGGCAATGGATGCCGTGGATTCATCTCGACGACGAGGTTGGCCTGATCGACTTCCTATTGCAGCAGGAAGACTGCCGGGGCGCATTCAACGCGTGTGCGCCGCACCTTGTCTGCAATACGGAATTCGCTCAGACCTTGGCGCGGGCACTCAACCGCCCGATGCTCTTGTCCGTTCCCGCATGGGCGTTGCGAATCCTGATGGGGGACATGTCGATCCTCTTTCTTGGGAGTCAGCACGTTAAGCCCCGGCGAGCGATGGAAGCGGGCTACCGATTCCGCTTTCCTTACCTTGAAGGTGCACTGACTGACCTGTTTACGGTCATGAAAACCGGCGGTGTCGGCGTGTCAGACGACGCTTCTCAATAG